The DNA region CACCTATAGCCacattggcaaattatgctgtggacccaggtacaccttgcaaggtggatctggatccaaaactacgtcgtttttgtctcctcttttttttttttaattttattttataattagtaaatatattgttgaatatagagttgtccaaaaatgtgtgaatgtagagtatagaaatcgtgaatgtagatttatgattgtgtgaatgtagagttgcccagaaatgtgtgaatgtggaggtttcaaattgtgaatacggagtatagaaatcgtgaatgtagagttatgcacgtgtgaatgtggagtataggacctgtgaatatagagttttgaatgtgtgaatgtggagtttacaaattgtgaatgtagagtatagttactaaacatataatcatgtaatgtgtgaatgtggagtttacaaattgtaaatgtagggtatagtgtatgtgaatgtagagtatggTGTATGTGGATGTAGACTctacggcataacaaccctatTGTTACACTTTTTAATCAATCAGAAAAATTAATGTGAATGTgtattgaaataaattaaatcaatacAAAATGATGAGATGAGATTTCCCTAAAGTAAATGATGTGGGCAAGTAGGAAAATGGTAGATGGAGCATCAACGATAAAAACGGTAGGAAGGAAGACAGACAGCAACGTGGGAGGGAACCTATGGCTATGGCTATGGGTACTAAGGAGAGAAAGAGGATCGGATGTCCTAAAACGTCTCCAATCCACCAGAAAGTTTTGCCCTGGGCAGTAATGAGCGAGTCTGACAAATTTAATCATGTCTCACAAATCCGCATCACGCAACACACTTAGCCAAACTAATGAAACACCAGCAAGAATAAAAGAACCGAATCGAAGCAAGAGAGAAAGGCCGAAGATCGCCGAGACTTAATCGATCTCTTCAGACGTAAAATCTTACCTTCTGCCTTGGATTGGCCTGAATCCAGGGCAGAGTGCAGTGCTCTCTGCCTGCCTGCGGGCCTCCACTACCTCGTACAAGCTAATTAAGCCAATCAATAGAATAGTACACAATGGCGTTCCAAGATTTCGACCTGATTTCCGAGCGGCGAAAGAGGGAGAAGCAGGCGAAAATGCGGAAGAGGATCATAACCGCCTCCATTTTGCTCGTCATTATCCTCCTCATCGCCGCCGCGGCGTTTGCTTATTTTGTGGTGTTGAAAGGTCCCCACGACGATAAGGGCAAGCACTCCACTAAGGCTAAGTCTCATAAGTCTAAGTCAAAATCGGACGAAGACTcgtcttcctcttcctcctcctctgaGACTGCAGATTCGTCTGTCCCGAAGGGGGAGACGAATCTCGTGCATTCTGAGAAGATGATAAAAACGCTCTGCACAGGAACGGATTTCACCACGACCTGCGAGGACAGCCTGAACAAGGCGGCGAAGGAGAACGCCACCGCCGCGAAGAACCCTAAGGATCTCCTCAAGGCCTCCATGTCCATCGCCGTCGAGGAAATTAAAAAGGCGGTGAAACAGGTCGCCGGCCTCAAGCTCGACATGCCGATGAAGAAAGCCGCGCTGGAAGATTGCAAGGCGCTCCTCACCGACTCCATGGAGGAACTCAACACCTCCATGTCCAGCGTCGGGACGGCCAAAACCCCCGACCTGAACAACTGGCTCAGCGCCGCCATCACCTTCCAGGACAACTGCATCGACGGCTTCCCCGACGGCCCGGACAAGTCCGCCGTTCAGAAATCCCTCAAGATCGCCGAGGAAATCGCCAGCAACGCGCTCGCCATGATCTCCCAGCTCGCCTCCGTGCTCTCCACGCTCCATATCCCCGATTCCGAACCCAAACGACATCTTCTATCCGACGACGAGGAATTCCCGACATGGATGGACCACGAAGATCGCAGGATGCTCAAGGGGGCCGCCGCCGATATTCCCAAACAGCCACCCAACGCCACTGTCGCCAAAGACGGTAGCGGAAAGTTTACCACCATTAATGCAGCTTTAAAAGCCATCCCTGCGAAATACGAAGGACGGTACGTTAGTACGTACGAACTATTTTTGGCACGTCATTTCTACGAACCCCGAACTGAATAGCATAATTCTTAGTTAAACAATAATTTGCTTCTACTGCAGGTATGTGATTTTTGTCAAGGAAGGAATCTACGCAGAAAACGTAAAAATCACCAAAAAGATGGTAAATCTCACAATGTATGGAGATGGATCTCAAAAGTCTATTATCACTGGCAGCAAAAACTATGTAGATGGAATCCCTACATACCAAACAGCAACTTTTGGTAGGTCAATGTattagtttaaactttaaactgtTCTTTTTAGTcataaattacaaattcaacCCTAACAACAACAACTCAATTGGCCTTATTGGCATGCCGAATTTTAGGGCTGCAACAACACAGGACCTCAATTTGTAGAGGacacaatatttatttttgatctagctacttaagaaataaaaaaatctataattaattCTAAAACACATAAGTTAACCCAAATCACTTCTCCCTCCTAATAATTAAGACCTAAGCATTGAATTTGAAGAGATAACTTGAAGTaacaattatgtatttattttaccAACAAGAACTGAACCTAAGACCTTCCTTAAACCAAATACACCCTTGTCCACCAAGCCACTACATTATCCAATACACACTTTGAGTATAAAATGTACACTTTTATGAACTTGGAGTGGTTGAGCGGAAGGAAATCATCACGCATCCACACTTAACCGTACCAAGCGTAAGGATAGATCATTAACTTTAGTTATAGGGTAACCTTAAATCTCCAGGGCTAGCTGTCCCACTCTTAGTGTCAGACCATTCAGGGGTTAAATCACTATGTTGACTAGTGAAAACTTTGGGTTACACGAAGAAACATTTTATTGAGATAGaatgtaattaattttgttgaaaTTGTTTTGAATGTAGCTGTTATGGGGGACGGATTCATGGGGCAAGCGCTGGGGTTCCGGAACACGGCGGGGCCGGAGAAGCACCAAGCGGTGGCGCTGAGAGTACAAGCGGACAAGGCAATATTCCTGACCTGTCGAATGGAGGGGTACCAAGACACGCTGTACGCGCAAGCGCACCGGCAGTTCTACCGCGGCTGCTACATCACGGGCACGGTGGACTTCATATTCGGCAACGCCGCGGCGGTGTTCCAGAAGTGCCTCATCTACGCGCGGAAACCGCTGGACAAGCAGCAGAACATCGTAACGGCGCAGGGCCGGTCGGACAAGCGGCAAACCACCGGAATCGTCCTCCAGAACTGCAAAATCCTCGCGGACGAAAAGCTGGAGCCGGTGAAATCGAAGATCAAGACCTTCCTGGGCCGGCCGTGGAAGGAATATTCTAGAACAATCATCATGGAATCGGAAATCGGCGACCTAATCGACCCCGAAGGATTCACGCCGTGGAGCGGCGACTTCGCCCTGAAAACGCTGTACTACGCGGAGTTCGCGAACACCGGCCCGGGGGCGAAGACCAAATCCAGAGTGAAATGGAGCGGTTACAAAGGCGAACTCAAGAAAGACGAGGCGACGCCGTTCACGGTGGCTCCCTTCATACAAGGAGAGCCTTGGATCAAACCGTCAGGATGTCCGGCGAGTTTCGGCTTCAACAGTTAATTAACTGAATCTATCCTTTGAGTTCAGTTAGTTAATTACGAACGTTAATTTTTATGCAACCtaggtttttactttttagagtCGTGAACCAAGTTTAGAAAACCCCAACAATTATTCGATCTCACCCCCCGCCCCACATTTTTTTGTTTACCAACCTCTACATGTTTcatcttattatttaattagtatagtctaatatatataaagagaagaGCAAAATAATTGTTTCGATCATATGTATACTACACTCAATTAGACCCTATATACTCTTCCATTATAGTTGGGTGGGTACGGagaaattttgaaaaacaataaaatagaagaaacatttttttatccaataataataataataataataataataataataaaatatgttccACCCtttatattgatataatttcttgCCTTGAATCAAGATTTGACATGTGGAGAAACAAGGGAAAATTTTAagataacatatatatatgaattgaaaaatGTTTAGTTGACAtcatgtttttcaaaaaatttaaaaaaaaaactattttaatcAACCAGATTTTGTTAgatatatatgataaaaaaaattaagtggtGTAGTACCtgatgacaaattataccatgaaacATGATCTATGTTGTATATATTGCGGATTTTGGTCCAAAGATAACCTTcaaattttgtacctacagttgACTTATGTTATACATGTAGTTAACCGTTTATATACCTTTAACAAATTGAAAGCACATCACATGGTAATTATAGACGCATAATATGATAACTGCAGACATATAAACGGTTAACtgcaagtacaaaatatgttaactgcatacaCATGTTAACCAACAGTTATGTTAACATATCTTGTAcctgcagttaacaatttatgtgtttgtattAATTAGTTACcatgtgtctgtaattaccatgtgatgtgttttcaatttatttacaggtaCAAAAATGGTTAATTATTGCATATGCAAAATATATTAACGACACACAAATTTTTGAATGATGAGAAACTCGAAACTACTATTTAAAGTGTGCATTTTGTAAAATCTTGCTTTGTGACCTTAGCCGATAAAAAATTACATAGAAGTAAATCAACTTAAGTTGTTCAAAATTAGGTTAAATAAAAAAGGATTGAAGTACTCAATGATGCAAGAAGGATAAGATGTGTCATGTTAGGCACTTTCACTTATTAGAGGTGATGGCTGTCAAGTTCCAAAGCCACCAAGATGGCTTGAAATCTAGCTATAATACAAGTCCATGTCACATTGAGGAGAAAATACTGGTGTACATGACTAGCAAAAGTATAGCCATGCATTATGGAAAGCTTTTCAAGTGTGGGTACAAAAATGTGAGTTCATTTAAGCTTGGTTAATTATAGGAAATATTAGTTTTTCTGTCACGTTTTTTCCTAAGAGATATgcatttccaaaaaaaaattgtgataaaTACACCAAATATAACATTTCGAtctccattttttttctcattaaaGTTTTTAGTTGGAAAAATTAGTTTAAAATGATCATTTTGAGTAGAGTTAACTTTCAAATTAGGTTGAGTTAAATTGGATTCAGATTTTCTTAAGTGAGaggtttaatttgattattatacactcaaaattaataattgattatatattcTCACAATATGTTTATTTAAGTTGAGAAAAATTGGTGTTGAAAAGACTTTTACGTAGCCTTTATCTAGATTGAAAATGGATGTAGGTTTGTATTACtataaatgcaattaaacctttaaataaatttgaatggTGTAACGTAGAGCTTCTTGATTTCATGTGCACAAGAGAAGGTAGTAACTAGTAAACAatagtgatttttcttgtaaaaaaaaGGATTTCCCACAATTTTATCCATCCTCCATATCCTGCCTAAAAATGTCAAATCAATCAAAAacattcttaaaaaaataaaataaaaaatcaatagcCTAACAAAAGTATCCTATATGAATAGAAAAAAGTGGTGTGTAATTTCAACAAAAGTCCATGTCACATTGTCATCAAATACTAAATATTTTCTGAATAAGTAAGTTCCTTTTATAATCGATTAAAGCAGAAATTGTAACGAAATTAGTTTTGGCAAATTTAGATTGAAGAGGCTACCTGCTGAGTAGTGCTGGTTCATGTCATAATGCTTTAATTTTGTCATGGCTATTTTTTCGGGTGGCTGAGGAGAGACCTAGCTCCCAAATTGGATATTGCATGGAGGATGAAAGTTCATTTTCATGTTCCAGTCACTTTATTGCACTTTAGTGAAAATGCAATAGTGAAATTCTAACAACAAGATTAGAAGAATAAAAGATTGCTAACTTCTAGTGAAATTAAAGATTAGTGTACGTTTTACAACATTTTAgagttcaatttttaaaaaagtatatcATCAAACTACCCTATCGACTATATATAGCGGTTTTATTACTTTGATCATAGATTTTCAGTTtagtacaataatatttttgacTATCGATCAAGTTCATACATATCTATGTAAAATTGGTGAATATTTAGAGTTTTAGACAAAACAAAATATtcgtaaaaataaaatagataatgaTAAGCGCCTAATTGTTTATAGTTTCATCTTGCATCTAAGCTTATTTTGCTTGccatttgttataattttgtcCAAAGGGCAGTGTTCCCcatttgattcatttgtgtgTTTAGATGTAAATCTTGATGATTTAGATGAATTGAATGGTTTTTGGAGTATATTGAATGCATGTAGAGTCAATGGGAGGCAATGAGAAGTTGAGGATCGAGATGGATGCAACACTTGTTGGATAGCCAAAGAATGGTGTTTCTAATGGTTCTGATCACATAGGTAAATCAAGACAAAAGTGGAGCAAAAGAttaaggaattgcaattctcgcACAAATTGTCAACTGTTTAGTATTTTGATCCTATCTCAGCATAAAAATGTCCAAAATCAAGTGATCTTTGCAGCATTGGAATTTGGAAAGCCAACTCAAAGTGCTACAACCGACAACTTTCATGAAGTCCATAAAAGCTAATTCAATTCAAAGGTCTTAGGCGTGAAAAGTTTTCTAGAAGTCAAATAAGTTGCACATAAATTATGCATTGTAAGCATGGGCGCAAGCATGGTCGTGCCTACATTCCAGTGTGCAATTTTTCTAGGCACGGGCTTGGCCGTGGTCGTGCATACCCTGCTCTAATATAGACTAAGATGAGAGGCATCCAAGTCACATGGACTTGGACCGTACCAATCACCAGTGGAACAATGGCCGTCTGAAATTGAACACCAAACCAACTCTGTGTCGTGGGAATATTTGGTGGCCCGTCACTGTAACATCTTAGCTTCCATTCTCCCTATATATACCAATCTCCAATTCGATCAATTCCATTATATATACTGTCTTTCCAACGACAAATTTCGtgcttttaatttgtgtttatagtTACGTTGGTTCACTTACATATATGGGGGGAAAGAGTGATTTGGTTACTCCCACTTGGGTAATAAtgcttgttttgttttttggctCCACCATCGCCGCCGCTGTTTCGCAGGTTGCCGCCCAAGATCGGATACGTATCCAATGTGGGTATACTAGATTTCCCAGGTTGTGTGTCCAGACGTTGTCCGGTTTGGTCTCCGCCGGCGACCACCACGACAAACGTGTTGATTTTGCGGCTCTGCTTCTCAACAACACGATAGCTCACGCCGATCTCCATATTGCCCACTTTGACCAACTCAGCTCCCATTTCGTTTCTTCACATACGCCACAACCTAGACTACAGGCAATAGGTGATCCAACCAcaaatctttaatttttgttttctcttttgcATTTGTCTATCTTTTAAGTaaccaaaaattatattttaaaatcacATAGCAACAACCCTAACCAAGTTGGTCAAGCTGTCGAGCTCTTAGTGAAACGTACAATCTATTAATCTTCTTAGTTTAAgttgatttacctcattgtaaTTCTAATATTAGCTAAGGTCAAATATACCAGAGGTGATTATGAGTTTCTCTAGTTactcaacaaaataaaatagagtTACAGTATATCTttattatcttatatatatgttattatatgttgagcatagtatatatatatattgtggttccaaaaatgtTCAGGTTATTGTGAGGAGTTGATGGGAATGTCTAGGCAGCGGCTGAATCAAGCGCTGGTGGCGATGAAAGAATCTCCGGTGAAGAACAGACAGGACGACATCCAAACGTTGCTGAGCGCCGCCGTGACGTTCCAACAAGCTTGCAAAGACTCGGCTGATCAATATGCGTTTTCCGACGAATTCTTTGCTGGGATTTCCCGTAGCATGGACTACCAGTCGCAACTAGCCAGCAACGCATTGGCACTCGTCAACAGAAATACCGAAATTCCCGGCACCGCCGGACGTCAACTTTCGGAGGAGGATCGTGAGCTGAGACTGCTCCAGACGACGACAAAAGCAAACGTTGTGGTGGCGAAAGACGGGACGGGGAACTTCAGAACGGTGGCGGAGGCCATCCGGGCTGCAAGTGGGCGGCAACGGTTCGTGATATATGTGAAGTCAGGAGTTTACAAGGAGAAAATTCGGTGCAGTAAAGATGGAATCACGTTGATCGGAGATGGGAAATATTCTACCATCATTACCTGGGACGATAGCGTCGGTGGTGGCTCTTCTCTCAGCGGCTCTGCGACTTTCGGTTAGCTCCTCATCCTAAAAATGTTTTCCCCCACCTCAAATCTCACCGGTTAATATCAATCTGATCAGCattttgccccttaattggacATGTCCGATGTGAATGGAAATTAATCTGAGTATGATACAGGCTTAAAATTGTCTCATACAATCAGAGCTTGAGGGTGTACCCAGTTACACTCTCTTGGGGCACTTTTTGTGctagtaagttgagaaagtagttatcaACCTATACTTAAAGAGTCAAGACCATAAAAGCCAATAAGCTCTTCTTACTATGGAAAATGTGATGATTTGTTGTTGTTGCGACAGCAATCACCGGAGATGGGTTTATTGCGAAAGATATTGGATTCCAGAACACGGCGGGGCCGGGAGCGCAACAAGCCGTGGCTTTAATGGTAGCTTCCGACCACTCCGTTTTCTACCGGTGCAGCATTTCCGGTTACCAAGACACGCTCTACGCGCTCTCCCTCCGCCAGTTCTACCGGGAGTGCGACATCTCCGGCACCGTGGATTTCATCTTCGGGAACGCCGCCGCAGTTTTCCAGGCCTGCAATCTGCTGCTCCGCCGTCCCCGCTCCTACAACGTTATCCTGGCCAACGGGAGGACTGATCCGGGCCAAAACACCGGGTTCTCGGTTCAGAACTGTAAGATCACGGCGGGGCCGGATTTCTCTCCGGCGAAGAATTCGTATCTGGGCCGGCCCTGGAAACCGTACTCGAGAGCGGTGGTGATGGAATCGGAAATCGACGGCGCGATATCGGCGAGAGGGTGGATTGAGTGGCCCGGAACGTCGTCGTCCTCCCTCAGGGAGCTTTTTTTTGGGGAATACGCGAACGTCGGGGCTAGAGGCGGGTTGGGTGGGAGAGTCGGGTGGCCCGGTTTTCATGCCATGGGGAAAGAAGAGGCCGAGAAATTCACGGTGGTGAAGTTCCTCGACGGCAATTCGTGGCTGCCTTCCACCGGAATCAATTTCGTCCCCGGGCTGTAATAACTCAATTCTACGGCGGAATTCATTTAATTATGAATGCGATTAGATTAATATGTGGTGgggtataagtgtataactaaACAGTATAAAAGAAATACAATTATGCactatgaaaaaattaatttggtcaGCATTTGTCTCTTAATTGAACCGATTCGATAGGAATATGGATTAATCTAGGTATGATAACAGCTTAACCTCATACTATAAAAGTCTGCTTATAATATTTTGTGATctgactcaaaaaaaaaaaattattgttacttgGTTTTACTACCAAAAGTCCAAAATAGCCCAGGGCTAACCAACAAAGTGGTCATGAAACGAAGTGAAACACTTAAAaaatactttgaaatttttttttttttgaagataactttgaaattttgttattaattgtttttgtatttttggtaGAACGTAACAAactatttagaatttttttttcaatatatttataaagttCAAATTCTAAATATGGTGCTCAAATCCTAATTCCTAAACATGGTTATGATCCAATTATACTTTCTTGCGCGAGACAACACATTTTCACATGCCCTAATTCAAATGGGTCTAGAATGAATCCACATACTAAGTTTTTCGTACCTaattcatcaataataataataataataatattattattattattattattattattattattattattacataagataTTTGGCGGATTCAGCCTAGGCCCATGGCGGATCCGCCAAAATTTTTGCGAATTCATCATTTTTATGTTTTGACATTAgtcaaaactttataattagCGTTTGGTAACATGACGGTTTGGAGTAGTGGTTTGCTCCAAACCACCAAATTTGCAAACAATGCATTTTTGCAGCGTTTGCTTAAGTTCTCACATAAATTTTGTCACGTAACAAGTGACATGTACACCTTTATTAATCAACTACTTATTCTCATATGTGTCTTTAGCTAACCTAACACGAGCACAGCCATATTGAGCTCTACACTAACTCATTACCCCATCAATAAACATTGAATGTTTACTTTTGCCATTATTTTCTTCATACTAcctgatgggtaaatacgcaattGGACTACGCGCGCACTTTGCCACCCTACTtgacaaccactcggtcggtccgcatcgaccactctacaccCCGTCGAcatccactcggtcggtccgcatcgaccactctacattccgtcgacatcccctcggtcggtccgcatcgaccactctacattccgtcgacatcccctcggtcggtccgcatcgaccactctacattccgtcgacatcccctcggtcggtccgcatcgaccactctacattccgtcgacatcccctcggtcggtccgcatcgaccactctacattccgtcgacatcccctcggtcggtccgcatcgaccactctacattccgtcgacatcccctcggtcggtccgcatcgaccactctacattccgtcgacatcccctcggtcggtccgcatcgaccactctacattccgtcgacatcccctcggtcggtccgcatcgaccactctacattccgtcgacatcccctcggtcggtccgcatcgaccactctacattccgtcgacatcccctcggtcggtccgcatcgaccactctacattccgtcgacatcccctcggtcggtccgcatcgaccactctacattccgtcgacatcccctcggtcggtccgcatcgaccactctacattccgtcgacatcccctcggtcggtccgcatcgaccactctacattccgtcgacatcccctcggtcggtccgcatcgaccactctacattccgtcgacatcccctcggtcggtccgcatcgaccactctacattccgtcgacatcccctcggtcggtccgcatcgaccactctacattccgtcgacatcccctcggtcggtccgcatcgaccactctacattccgtcgacatcccctcggtcggtccgcatcgaccactctacattccgtcgacatcccctcggtcggtccgcatcgaccactctacattccgtcgacatcccctcggtcggtccgcatcgaccactctacattccgtcgacatcccctcggtcggtccgcatcgaccactctacattccgtcgacatcccctcggtcggtccgcatcgaccactctacattccgtcgacatcccctcggtcggtccgcatcgaccactctacattccgtcgacatcccctcggtcggtccgcatcgaccactctacattccgtcgacatcccctcggtcggtccgcatcgaccactctacattccgtcgacatcccctcggtcggtccgcatcgaccactctacattccgtcgacatcccctcggtcggtccgcatcgaccactctacattccgtcgacatcccctcggtcggtccgcatcgaccactctacattccgtcgacatcccctcggtcggtccgcatcgaccactctacattccgtcgacatcccctcggtcggtccgcatcgaccactctacattccgtcgacatcccctcggtcggtccgcatcgaccactctacattccgtcgacatcccctcggtcggtccgcatcgaccactctacattccgtcgacatcccctcggtcggtccgcatcgaccactctacattccgtcgacatcccctcggtcggtccgcatcgaccactctacattccgtcgacatcccctcggtcggtccgcatcgaccactctacattccgtcgacatcccctcggtcggtccgcatcgaccactctacattccgtcgacatcccctcggtcggtccgcatcgaccactctacattccgtcgacatcccctcggtcggtccgcatcgaccactctacattccgtcgacatcccctcggtcggtccgcatcgaccactctacattccgtcgacatcccctcggtcggtccgcatcgaccactctacattccgtcgacatcccctcggtcggtccgcatcgaccactctacattccgtcgacatcccctcggtcggtccgcatcgaccactctacattccgtcgacatcccctcggtcggtccgcatcgaccactctacattccgtcgacatcccctcggtcggtccgcatcgaccactctacattccgtcgacatcccctcggtcggtccgcatcgaccactctacattccgtcgacatcccctcggtcggtccgcatcgaccactctacattccgtcgacatcccctcggtcggtccgcatcgaccactctacattccgtcgacatcccctcggtcggtccgcatcccCCACTCTACACTCCGTCAACACCCACTCGGTCGGCCTATTATCATCCTCCGGGCGACTTATTGCCACCCTACGGGCAGCCTACTAAGGAGCTAGGAGATTCCGAATTATAGGAATCATTTGAGCTCCCCGAAGATTCTAATCGTTTGCAATGCTCGAGGCGACAAGGGATGGCATTTTGTGAGTAATTGCTCTGCCACCTCGAGCACGTCACGGAGATCCTGCAGAGCGACTGTTCAAGGTGACCAATGCCGACATGACGCGTCAGACCATCCACATGTCATCCGTTGAGTCCTCACGTGACctgcttagtataaatagggggaTCACACCCCTCATTAGGGAGAGggagaactcatcagtactagaCTAGTACACGTGCGATTTGATCATCATCTTTCTCTTGCTTACTTTTTATTACGGTTCGTCactcgtagagcgatatagcttcgaaccgttCAGTCGTCGACCGGTGACCCACCGAGCGACATCCTTCACCACCCGTAgcacacgtattcgtagcgtaatcgtagaccccgtttacattaacgctatcattggcgccgtctatGGGGATTGGACAAGTCACTTCGTCTATCccgttatttttctttcttctcacaACCCTCTATTGACCTCAAAATGACGAACAGCAGGAAAAGTTTGAGCCAAAGTCATGCGCGTAGGGGGAGTCCAACCCGGCAGGTTGGGCCTCACCCCAACAATGTGATGGAACCACTCCCAGAAGATGATCTACGTCGCCAGTTGGATCGATCCAGGAGCCTGATGAACGAGCTGACA from Ipomoea triloba cultivar NCNSP0323 chromosome 6, ASM357664v1 includes:
- the LOC116023822 gene encoding probable pectinesterase/pectinesterase inhibitor 54; the protein is MGGKSDLVTPTWVIMLVLFFGSTIAAAVSQVAAQDRIRIQCGYTRFPRLCVQTLSGLVSAGDHHDKRVDFAALLLNNTIAHADLHIAHFDQLSSHFVSSHTPQPRLQAIGYCEELMGMSRQRLNQALVAMKESPVKNRQDDIQTLLSAAVTFQQACKDSADQYAFSDEFFAGISRSMDYQSQLASNALALVNRNTEIPGTAGRQLSEEDRELRLLQTTTKANVVVAKDGTGNFRTVAEAIRAASGRQRFVIYVKSGVYKEKIRCSKDGITLIGDGKYSTIITWDDSVGGGSSLSGSATFAITGDGFIAKDIGFQNTAGPGAQQAVALMVASDHSVFYRCSISGYQDTLYALSLRQFYRECDISGTVDFIFGNAAAVFQACNLLLRRPRSYNVILANGRTDPGQNTGFSVQNCKITAGPDFSPAKNSYLGRPWKPYSRAVVMESEIDGAISARGWIEWPGTSSSSLRELFFGEYANVGARGGLGGRVGWPGFHAMGKEEAEKFTVVKFLDGNSWLPSTGINFVPGL
- the LOC116023246 gene encoding pectinesterase produces the protein MAFQDFDLISERRKREKQAKMRKRIITASILLVIILLIAAAAFAYFVVLKGPHDDKGKHSTKAKSHKSKSKSDEDSSSSSSSSETADSSVPKGETNLVHSEKMIKTLCTGTDFTTTCEDSLNKAAKENATAAKNPKDLLKASMSIAVEEIKKAVKQVAGLKLDMPMKKAALEDCKALLTDSMEELNTSMSSVGTAKTPDLNNWLSAAITFQDNCIDGFPDGPDKSAVQKSLKIAEEIASNALAMISQLASVLSTLHIPDSEPKRHLLSDDEEFPTWMDHEDRRMLKGAAADIPKQPPNATVAKDGSGKFTTINAALKAIPAKYEGRYVIFVKEGIYAENVKITKKMVNLTMYGDGSQKSIITGSKNYVDGIPTYQTATFAVMGDGFMGQALGFRNTAGPEKHQAVALRVQADKAIFLTCRMEGYQDTLYAQAHRQFYRGCYITGTVDFIFGNAAAVFQKCLIYARKPLDKQQNIVTAQGRSDKRQTTGIVLQNCKILADEKLEPVKSKIKTFLGRPWKEYSRTIIMESEIGDLIDPEGFTPWSGDFALKTLYYAEFANTGPGAKTKSRVKWSGYKGELKKDEATPFTVAPFIQGEPWIKPSGCPASFGFNS